From the genome of Desulfobacterales bacterium:
ATAATATTATATTTACTTTTAAAAAAAGTTTTAAATTATATTGTATTTATAGCATTGTTATAATATAAATTTTTAATATTTAATTAACATTAAAATTTTTAAGGAGAGAAGATGAATTTAAAAAATTTTACATTATTATTTTTGAACTTATTTGTTGTAAGCATTTTTTGTAGGGTTTCTTTAGCGCAGGATATTATTTTAGCTACAGATGATACTCCTGGGGTTCCTTATATTATGGGTGAAGGAACCAATTTTAATTGGGATAAGCCTGGGATAGAAATAGAAATTTATAAGTTAATGGAGAAAAAGCTTAATTTAAAAATTAAATTTTTTCGCTATCCTTGGGAACGTTGTTTAAATTATGTTAAGGCTGGTAAAGTAGATGGAATTTTTCCTACAAGCTTTAAACCTGAACGCAAGGAAATAGGCGTATATCCAACAAAAAAAAATGGTGAGATTGATACAAATAGAAAAACCCGCGACACTGCTTATTATCTATACAAAAATAAGAATTCTAATGTTGAATGGAACGGAAAAGATTTTATAAACTTGAATGGAAGTATCGGCGCTCCTATCGGATGGGCTGTTGTTAGTGATTTAAAAAATAAGGGGGTTAACGTAACAGAAATTGTATTATCTTCAGAATCCCTTAACATGGTGTTAAAAAATCGTCTTGCCGGCATCGCTTGTCTATCAACAGTTTTAGATTTTTATATCGAACAAGAACCTCTTAAATATAAGGATATTGTTAAAGTTTATCCAGCACTATCTGAAAAGCCATATTATCTAATGTTTTCCCATCAATTTTTTCATAAAAATCCTGAACTTGCTGAACAAATATGGGATACCATTGCAGAAATACAAAATTCGGAAGAATTTAAAAAGGTTGTAAATAAATATAAAGTTGACTGAACCAATTTATTTCATTAGAAAGAAATTTTGCTTTTTTTATAATTTTTTAGTTTAAAATTTAGGATGTTGATTGATGACAAATGAAATTGATATAAACAACCCTTTAGTTAATATTTTATCCCCAAAATCAATAGCAATATTAGGAGCCAGTAATAATCCTTTTAAAATGGGGACTATGCAGTTTTTAAACCTTTTATATAGCGGCTTTTCTGGAGATATATTTCCTATTCATCCAGAAGAAAAAAATGTTTTTGGAATTAAAGCTTATCCTTCCATAAATTCTCTTCCTTATGCTCCAGATATGGCTATGCTTGTAGTTCCACCAAAATTAGTCGTTAATATGATCGATGAATTTGGAAAAATTGGAACCCGCTATGCCGTTATAATAACTGCTGGATTTAAAGAAACAGGAGAAGAAGGAATTAAAAGAGAGCAAGATTTAATAGAAACGGCCAATAAATATGGATTTAGATTTCTTGGCCCAAACTGTATGGGGCTTATAAATACAAGACTTCCTTTAAATATTACTGCTACTCCTGTTTTAGGTCTTCCAGGAAATTTAAGCCTTGCTTCTCAAAGCGGAACCTATATTGCTCAAACAACGTTGTATCTTCAAAAAAATGGTATAAGACTTAATAAAGCTGTATCAGTTGGAAATGAAGCAAATATTGATCTTACTGATTGCCTTGAATATTTTGGAAACGATATTGATACAAAAGCTATAGGTCTTTATATTGAATGCATAAGAAGACCTGAAAAATTTCTCGAAGTTGCGAGAAAAATAACAAAAAATAAGCCTATAGTTGCTCAATATGTTGGCGGAACAGAGGCTGGATCAAGGGCAGGTTCAAGTCATACAGGCTCTATGGCTGGCCCTGATTACATATATAATGGGCTTTTTGAACAAGCTGGAGTTATACGAGTAAATACTATTGAAGAAGTTTATTGTATTGGTAATGCCCTTGCTTTGCAGCCAAAATTAAAGGGTAATCGTATAGGAATTTTAACAAATTCCGGAGGCCCAGGAACGGCAATAGCTTCGACTCTTGATTCTAATGGCCTTGA
Proteins encoded in this window:
- a CDS encoding transporter substrate-binding domain-containing protein; amino-acid sequence: MNLKNFTLLFLNLFVVSIFCRVSLAQDIILATDDTPGVPYIMGEGTNFNWDKPGIEIEIYKLMEKKLNLKIKFFRYPWERCLNYVKAGKVDGIFPTSFKPERKEIGVYPTKKNGEIDTNRKTRDTAYYLYKNKNSNVEWNGKDFINLNGSIGAPIGWAVVSDLKNKGVNVTEIVLSSESLNMVLKNRLAGIACLSTVLDFYIEQEPLKYKDIVKVYPALSEKPYYLMFSHQFFHKNPELAEQIWDTIAEIQNSEEFKKVVNKYKVD